The proteins below come from a single Xyrauchen texanus isolate HMW12.3.18 chromosome 3, RBS_HiC_50CHRs, whole genome shotgun sequence genomic window:
- the tbx2a gene encoding T-box transcription factor TBX2a isoform X1, with the protein MRDPVFTANAMAYHPFHSHRPADFPMSAFLAAAQPSFFPALTLPPGLSKPLADHALSGAAEAGLHAALGHHHQAAHLRSFKSLEPEEDVEDDPKVTLEAKDLWDQFHKIGTEMVITKSGRRMFPPFKVRVNGLDKKAKYILLMDIVAADDCRYKFHNSRWMVAGKADPEMPKRMYIHPDSPATGEQWMAKPVAFNKLKLTNNISDKHGFTILNSMHKYQPRFHIVRANDILKLPYSTFRTYVFPETDFIAVTAYQNDKITQLKIDHNPFAKGFRDTGNGRREKRLVFRKQLALPSMRLYDDQCKVDRDGGDSDDSSEQTAGRGSVHSPTGPVSSPLNFNRSRDDNHSNESDHELDQHDDRSIRVSSPSQGSPSPFSPHCEDKVKDRPNLEKKGDVSDSRKENDSVFSTPNLEKDKLDSRDLKESDTSKKDRDCVGLSTVKDGFSPLMVQTESPSHFSTGHLQSLAYSGLQNQHFFNPLSTGQPLLFHPGQFAMAPSAFSTMGMGHLLASMSGASGLENGGLSSQTTSSPNPFPFHLSQHMLASQGISMQPFGGLLPYPYTYMAAAAAAAAASALPAASAASSLSRNPFLNCTRPRLRFSPYQIPVSIPQGSGLLTTGLTSTLNAESESSKSGSRESSPISEHQSHKTGSSQNTGSTKSSVKDSVNELQNIQRLVSGLEKQRDMSPGSDSPK; encoded by the exons ATGAGAGATCCAGTTTTCACAGCGAACGCCATGGCTTATCACCCCTTTCACTCGCACAGGCCGGCAGACTTCCCAATGTCCGCTTTCCTTGCTGCGGCTCAACCTTCGTTTTTCCCAGCGCTCACTTTACCGCCGGGTCTCAGTAAACCTCTGGCCGATCATGCGCTCTCAGGCGCGGCTGAGGCTGGACTACACGCGGCGCTGGGTCATCACCACCAGGCTGCTCATCTCCGCTCTTTCAAGAGTCTAGAGCCAGAAGAGGACGTTGAAGACGATCCTAAAGTTACGTTAGAAGCGAAGGATCTTTGGGATCAGTTCCATAAAATCGGAACCGAAATGGTCATCACTAAATCGGGAAG GAGAATGTTTCCACCATTTAAAGTGCGCGTGAACGGCCTGGACAAAAAGGCCAAGTATATTCTTTTGATGGATATTGTCGCGGCAGACGACTGTCGGTACAAATTTCACAACTCTCGATGGATGGTCGCAGGAAAGGCCGATCCGGAGATGCCCAAACGAATGTACATTCACCCGGATAGCCCAGCCACGGGTGAACAGTGGATGGCAAAGCCTGTTGCCTTCAATAAACTCAAACTGACCAACAATATATCGGATAAACATGGATTT ACCATTCTAAACTCAATGCACAAGTATCAGCCCAGGTTTCACATCGTTAGAGCCAACGATATTCTGAAACTCCCATATAGCACATTCAGGACGTATGTTTTCCCTGAGACGGATTTTATTGCTGTCACTGCATATCAAAATGACAAG ATCACACAACTAAAAATCGACCATAATCCATTCGCAAAAGGATTTAGAGACACGGGGAATGGAAGAAGAGAAAAAAG ATTGGTTTTCAGAAAACAGTTAGCTCTGCCGTCGATGCGCTTGTATGATGATCAGTGCAAAGTGGATAGAGATGGAGGAGATTCGGACGACTCATCCGAACAAACTGCTGGGAGGGGCTCAGTCCACTCACCGACTGGACCAGTATCAAGTCCACTTAACTTCAACAGATCCAGAG ATGACAATCACAGCAATGAAAGTGACCACGAACTTGACCAACATGATGATAGGTCAATCAGAGTTAGTAGTCCAAGCCAGGGATCACCATCACCATTCAGCCCCCATTGTGAGGACAAAGTCAAGGACAGACCTAACCTAGAAAAGAAAGGGGACGTTTCAGATTCAAGGAAAGAGAATGACTCTGTCTTCAGTACTCCAAACCTGGAAAAGGACAAGCTGGACAGCAGGGATTTGAAAGAATCAGATACCTCCAAAAAGGATAGAGACTGTGTAGGCCTAAGCACAGTCAAAGATGGCTTTTCCCCTCTGATGGTTCAAACAGAGAGCCCATCGCATTTTAGTACAGGGCACTTGCAAAGTCTAGCCTACTCTGGTTTACAGAATCAACATTTCTTTAACCCACTGAGTACAGGACAACCCCTATTATTTCACCCTGGGCAGTTTGCTATGGCTCCAAGTGCTTTCTCAACCATGGGCATGGGACACTTGTTAGCCTCAATGTCTGGAGCAAGTGGACTAGAGAATGGCGGCCTCTCATCTCAGACTACCAGTTCACCAAATCCTTTCCCATTCCACTTATCACAACATATGCTTGCATCTCAG gGTATCTCCATGCAACCATTCGGGGGACTGCTACCATACCCGTACACATACATGGCGGCGGCTGCGGCGGCTGCAGCAGCTTCTGCTCTCCCCGCCGCCAGTGCCGCGTCCTCCCTCAGCAGGAACCCCTTTCTCAACTGCACGAGGCCACGATTGCGATTCAGCCCCTATCAGATCCCGGTATCTATTCCCCAGGGCTCCGGTCTGCTTACAACCGGCTTAACAAGCACACTGAATGCGGAGTCAGAGTCATCGAAATCAGGCAGCAGGGAGAGCAGTCCCATATCTGAGCACCAAAGCCATAAAACCGGCAGCAGCCAAAATACGGGATCTACAAAATCTTCAGTGAAGGATTCCGTTAACGAACTGCAGAATATACAGAGATTGGTCAGTGGACTGGAAAAACAAAGGGACATGTCCCCCGGAAGCGATTCACCAAAGTGA
- the tbx2a gene encoding T-box transcription factor TBX2a isoform X2 has product MRDPVFTANAMAYHPFHSHRPADFPMSAFLAAAQPSFFPALTLPPGLSKPLADHALSGAAEAGLHAALGHHHQAAHLRSFKSLEPEEDVEDDPKVTLEAKDLWDQFHKIGTEMVITKSGRRMFPPFKVRVNGLDKKAKYILLMDIVAADDCRYKFHNSRWMVAGKADPEMPKRMYIHPDSPATGEQWMAKPVAFNKLKLTNNISDKHGFTILNSMHKYQPRFHIVRANDILKLPYSTFRTYVFPETDFIAVTAYQNDKITQLKIDHNPFAKGFRDTGNGRREKRKQLALPSMRLYDDQCKVDRDGGDSDDSSEQTAGRGSVHSPTGPVSSPLNFNRSRDDNHSNESDHELDQHDDRSIRVSSPSQGSPSPFSPHCEDKVKDRPNLEKKGDVSDSRKENDSVFSTPNLEKDKLDSRDLKESDTSKKDRDCVGLSTVKDGFSPLMVQTESPSHFSTGHLQSLAYSGLQNQHFFNPLSTGQPLLFHPGQFAMAPSAFSTMGMGHLLASMSGASGLENGGLSSQTTSSPNPFPFHLSQHMLASQGISMQPFGGLLPYPYTYMAAAAAAAAASALPAASAASSLSRNPFLNCTRPRLRFSPYQIPVSIPQGSGLLTTGLTSTLNAESESSKSGSRESSPISEHQSHKTGSSQNTGSTKSSVKDSVNELQNIQRLVSGLEKQRDMSPGSDSPK; this is encoded by the exons ATGAGAGATCCAGTTTTCACAGCGAACGCCATGGCTTATCACCCCTTTCACTCGCACAGGCCGGCAGACTTCCCAATGTCCGCTTTCCTTGCTGCGGCTCAACCTTCGTTTTTCCCAGCGCTCACTTTACCGCCGGGTCTCAGTAAACCTCTGGCCGATCATGCGCTCTCAGGCGCGGCTGAGGCTGGACTACACGCGGCGCTGGGTCATCACCACCAGGCTGCTCATCTCCGCTCTTTCAAGAGTCTAGAGCCAGAAGAGGACGTTGAAGACGATCCTAAAGTTACGTTAGAAGCGAAGGATCTTTGGGATCAGTTCCATAAAATCGGAACCGAAATGGTCATCACTAAATCGGGAAG GAGAATGTTTCCACCATTTAAAGTGCGCGTGAACGGCCTGGACAAAAAGGCCAAGTATATTCTTTTGATGGATATTGTCGCGGCAGACGACTGTCGGTACAAATTTCACAACTCTCGATGGATGGTCGCAGGAAAGGCCGATCCGGAGATGCCCAAACGAATGTACATTCACCCGGATAGCCCAGCCACGGGTGAACAGTGGATGGCAAAGCCTGTTGCCTTCAATAAACTCAAACTGACCAACAATATATCGGATAAACATGGATTT ACCATTCTAAACTCAATGCACAAGTATCAGCCCAGGTTTCACATCGTTAGAGCCAACGATATTCTGAAACTCCCATATAGCACATTCAGGACGTATGTTTTCCCTGAGACGGATTTTATTGCTGTCACTGCATATCAAAATGACAAG ATCACACAACTAAAAATCGACCATAATCCATTCGCAAAAGGATTTAGAGACACGGGGAATGGAAGAAGAGAAAAAAG AAAACAGTTAGCTCTGCCGTCGATGCGCTTGTATGATGATCAGTGCAAAGTGGATAGAGATGGAGGAGATTCGGACGACTCATCCGAACAAACTGCTGGGAGGGGCTCAGTCCACTCACCGACTGGACCAGTATCAAGTCCACTTAACTTCAACAGATCCAGAG ATGACAATCACAGCAATGAAAGTGACCACGAACTTGACCAACATGATGATAGGTCAATCAGAGTTAGTAGTCCAAGCCAGGGATCACCATCACCATTCAGCCCCCATTGTGAGGACAAAGTCAAGGACAGACCTAACCTAGAAAAGAAAGGGGACGTTTCAGATTCAAGGAAAGAGAATGACTCTGTCTTCAGTACTCCAAACCTGGAAAAGGACAAGCTGGACAGCAGGGATTTGAAAGAATCAGATACCTCCAAAAAGGATAGAGACTGTGTAGGCCTAAGCACAGTCAAAGATGGCTTTTCCCCTCTGATGGTTCAAACAGAGAGCCCATCGCATTTTAGTACAGGGCACTTGCAAAGTCTAGCCTACTCTGGTTTACAGAATCAACATTTCTTTAACCCACTGAGTACAGGACAACCCCTATTATTTCACCCTGGGCAGTTTGCTATGGCTCCAAGTGCTTTCTCAACCATGGGCATGGGACACTTGTTAGCCTCAATGTCTGGAGCAAGTGGACTAGAGAATGGCGGCCTCTCATCTCAGACTACCAGTTCACCAAATCCTTTCCCATTCCACTTATCACAACATATGCTTGCATCTCAG gGTATCTCCATGCAACCATTCGGGGGACTGCTACCATACCCGTACACATACATGGCGGCGGCTGCGGCGGCTGCAGCAGCTTCTGCTCTCCCCGCCGCCAGTGCCGCGTCCTCCCTCAGCAGGAACCCCTTTCTCAACTGCACGAGGCCACGATTGCGATTCAGCCCCTATCAGATCCCGGTATCTATTCCCCAGGGCTCCGGTCTGCTTACAACCGGCTTAACAAGCACACTGAATGCGGAGTCAGAGTCATCGAAATCAGGCAGCAGGGAGAGCAGTCCCATATCTGAGCACCAAAGCCATAAAACCGGCAGCAGCCAAAATACGGGATCTACAAAATCTTCAGTGAAGGATTCCGTTAACGAACTGCAGAATATACAGAGATTGGTCAGTGGACTGGAAAAACAAAGGGACATGTCCCCCGGAAGCGATTCACCAAAGTGA